The following coding sequences lie in one Mercenaria mercenaria strain notata chromosome 5, MADL_Memer_1, whole genome shotgun sequence genomic window:
- the LOC128557243 gene encoding uncharacterized protein LOC128557243, whose amino-acid sequence MEDHDLPLATLIKLYKKTDVSETESDCFSDIYSSGSEFQFTEYEKSSWKIICLSLLQAHLTMNYRGDVRSCGGVVGDVTSGGGVAGDVISCGGVAGDASNGVGVVGDVISCGGVAGDASNGVGVVGDMISCGGVVGDVSSRGDVVGDVTSGGGVVGDVSSGGGVVGDVTSGGGVVGDVSSGGGVVGDVTSGGGVVGDVSSRDDVVGDVTSGGGVVGDVTSGGGVVGDVTSGDGVVGDARNGDGVVGDVISYGGVVGDVSSGGGVVGDVSSGGGVVGDVRSCSGVVGDVRSYSGVVGDVSSGGGVVGDVSSGGGIVGDLSSGVGVVGDVSSGDGVVGDARSCGSVVGDTRSYGSVVGGTRNYGGVVGDARNCGGVVGDARSCGGVVGNASREGGVVGDSSSGGGVVGDASSGVVKKY is encoded by the exons ATGGAAGATCATGATCTGCCACTGGCAACACtgataaaattgtataaaaagacAGATGTGTCTGAAACAGAGTCAGATTGCTTCTCAGACATTTACAGCTCTGGCAGTGAATTTCAGTTTACTGAATATGAAAAAAGCTCTTGGAAGATAATCTGTCTGAGTCTGCTTCAGGCACATCTGACAATGAATTACAGAG GTGATGTGAGAAGTTGTggtggtgttgtaggtgatgtgaCAAGTGGGGGTGGTGTTGCAGGTGATGTGATAAGTTGTGGTGGTGTTGCAGGTGATGCAAGCAATGGGGttggtgttgtaggtgatgtgaTAAGTTGTGGTGGTGTTGCAGGTGATGCAAGCAATGGGGTTGGTGTTGTAGGTGATATGATAAGTTGTggtggtgttgtaggtgatgtgaGTAGTAGGGGTGATGTTGTAGGTGATGTGACAAGTGGGggtggtgttgtaggtgatgtgaGTAGTGGGggtggtgttgtaggtgatgtgaCAAGTGGGggtggtgttgtaggtgatgtgaGTAGTGGGggtggtgttgtaggtgatgtgaCAAGTGGGggtggtgttgtaggtgatgtgaGTAGTAGGGATGATGTTGTAGGTGATGTGACAAGTGGGggtggtgttgtaggtgatgtgaCAAGTGGGggtggtgttgtaggtgatgtgaCAAGTGGGGatggtgttgtaggtgatgcaagAAATGGGGATGGTGTTGTAGGCGATGTGATAAGTTATGGTGGTGTTGTAGGAGATGTGAGTAGTGGGggtggtgttgtaggtgatgtgaGTAGTGGGggtggtgttgtaggtgatgtgaGAAGTTGTAGTGGCGTTGTAGGTGATGTGAGAAGTTATagtggtgttgtaggtgatgtgaGTAGTGGGggtggtgttgtaggtgatgtgaGTAGTGGGGGTGGTATTGTAGGTGATCTTAGTAGTGGGGTTGGTGTTGTAG gtgatgtgaGTAGTGGGGatggtgttgtaggtgatgcgAGAAGTTGCGGTAGTGTTGTAGGTGATACAAGAAGTTATGGTAGCGTTGTAGGCGGTACAAGAAATTATggtggtgttgtaggtgatgcaagAAATTGTggtggtgttgtag gtgatgcaagaagttgtGGTGGTGTTGTAGGTAATGCGAGCCGTGAGGGTGGTGTTGTGGGTGATTCGAGCAGTGGGggtggtgttgtaggtgatgcaagCAGTGGGGTGGTGAAGAAATACTAA